The Bacillus vallismortis genome window below encodes:
- the srfP gene encoding surfactin resistance protein SrfP, with product MNHVINFVLKNKFAVWLMTIIVTAAGLYAGMNMKQESIPDVNMPYLTISTTYPGATPSQVADEVTKPVEQAVQNLDGVSVVTSTSYENASSVMIEYDYEKDMDKAKTEAAEALENASLPDDAKDPEISRYSLNSFPILTLSVSSDKDNLQELTKKVEDSLVTKLEGIEGVASVQVSGQQVEEVEFSFKEDKLKDYGLDEDTVKQVIQGSDVTTPLGLYTFGNQEKSVVVSGDIETIKDLKNMRIPTASASSAGSSAASQAAAQSAQAAAQAQQSASTAVPTVKLSDIATMKDVKKAESVSRTNGKNSIGINVVKANDANTVEVADNVKDELKQFKEDHKGFDYSATLDMAEPITQSVETMLSKAVFGAIFAIVIILLFLRDIKSTLISIISIPLSLLIALLVLNQLDITLNIMTLGAMTVAIGRVVDDSIVVIENIYRRMRLKDEPLRGKALVREATKEMFKPIMSSTIVTIAVFLPLALVGGQIGELFLPFALTIVFALAASLLISITLVPMLAHSLFKKSLSGAPVKAKEHKPSRLAGFYKKVLNWALSHKWITSIIAVLMLLGSLFLVPLIGASYLPSQEEKTMQLTYSPEPGETKKEAEAEAEKAEKILLDRKHVDTVQYSLGSGSPLAGGDSNGALFYIKYESDTPDFDKEKDNVLKKIQDQSDRGEWKSQDFSSSGNNNELTYYVYGDSENDIKDTVKDIEKIMKDEKDLKNVSSGLSSTYDEYTFVADQEKLSKLGLTASHISQALMTQTAQEPLTTVKKDGKELDVNIKTEKDEYKSVKDLENKKITSPTGQEVKIGDVAKVKEGSTSDTVSKRDGKVYADVTGEVTTDNVTAVSADVQKKIDKLDLPDNVSIDTGGVSADIADSFTKLGLAMLAAIAIVYLVLVITFGGALAPFAILFSLPFTVIGALVGLYVSGETISLNAMIGMLMLIGIVVTNAIVLIDRVIHKEAEGLSTREALLEAGSTRLRPILMTAIATIGALIPLALGFEGGSQVISKGLGVTVIGGLISSTLLTLLIVPIVYEVLAKFRKKKPGTEEE from the coding sequence ATGAATCACGTTATTAATTTTGTTCTGAAAAACAAATTCGCCGTATGGCTGATGACGATTATTGTAACGGCAGCCGGATTGTATGCGGGTATGAATATGAAGCAAGAATCCATTCCTGACGTGAACATGCCTTACTTGACGATCAGCACCACATATCCGGGCGCGACGCCAAGCCAAGTGGCTGATGAGGTGACCAAACCGGTTGAACAAGCGGTGCAGAATCTGGATGGGGTCAGTGTTGTGACTTCGACCTCCTATGAAAACGCATCGTCGGTCATGATTGAATATGACTATGAGAAAGATATGGACAAAGCCAAAACAGAAGCGGCTGAGGCATTAGAAAACGCCAGCCTGCCTGATGACGCGAAGGATCCGGAAATTTCACGCTACAGCTTGAACTCCTTCCCGATTCTGACGCTGAGCGTGTCCAGCGATAAAGACAATCTGCAAGAGCTGACGAAAAAAGTGGAGGACAGCCTCGTTACGAAGCTTGAAGGTATAGAAGGCGTTGCTTCAGTCCAAGTATCAGGGCAGCAGGTTGAAGAAGTTGAATTTTCTTTCAAAGAAGACAAACTGAAAGATTACGGCCTTGATGAAGATACAGTCAAACAAGTGATTCAAGGTTCTGATGTGACAACTCCGCTTGGATTGTACACATTCGGAAATCAAGAGAAATCTGTCGTCGTCAGCGGCGATATTGAAACCATTAAAGATTTGAAGAATATGAGAATCCCGACGGCATCTGCTTCAAGTGCAGGCAGCAGCGCAGCATCTCAAGCGGCGGCCCAAAGTGCACAAGCGGCAGCGCAGGCGCAGCAAAGCGCGAGCACAGCTGTGCCGACGGTCAAGCTTTCTGACATTGCCACAATGAAAGATGTGAAAAAAGCTGAATCTGTTTCACGCACAAATGGCAAAAACAGCATCGGCATCAACGTCGTTAAAGCAAACGATGCGAATACAGTAGAGGTTGCAGACAATGTCAAAGATGAGTTGAAGCAGTTCAAAGAAGACCATAAAGGCTTCGATTACAGCGCAACACTTGACATGGCAGAGCCAATCACACAGTCAGTTGAAACGATGTTAAGCAAAGCCGTTTTCGGTGCTATTTTCGCGATTGTGATTATTCTCTTATTCTTAAGAGATATCAAATCAACATTAATTTCAATAATTTCTATTCCATTATCACTGCTGATCGCGCTTCTTGTGCTGAACCAGCTGGATATCACACTGAATATCATGACGCTAGGCGCAATGACCGTGGCCATCGGACGTGTAGTCGATGACTCGATCGTTGTTATCGAAAATATTTACCGCCGCATGAGGCTCAAAGATGAACCGCTCCGCGGAAAAGCCTTGGTCCGTGAAGCGACGAAGGAAATGTTTAAACCGATCATGTCATCGACGATCGTGACAATCGCGGTGTTCCTGCCGCTCGCGCTTGTAGGCGGACAAATCGGTGAATTGTTTCTTCCATTCGCTTTAACAATCGTATTTGCGCTTGCCGCATCCCTGTTGATTTCGATCACGCTTGTGCCGATGCTCGCGCACAGCCTGTTCAAAAAATCATTATCGGGCGCGCCGGTCAAAGCGAAAGAACATAAACCTAGCAGACTGGCAGGCTTCTATAAAAAAGTTCTGAACTGGGCGCTGAGCCACAAATGGATCACGTCTATCATCGCTGTTCTAATGCTGCTGGGAAGCTTGTTCCTCGTACCGTTAATCGGTGCCAGCTACCTGCCGTCCCAAGAAGAAAAAACGATGCAGCTCACATACAGCCCTGAGCCGGGGGAAACGAAAAAAGAAGCTGAAGCTGAAGCTGAAAAAGCGGAAAAAATTCTGCTTGACCGCAAGCATGTCGATACGGTCCAGTACTCATTAGGCTCTGGCAGCCCGCTTGCCGGGGGAGATTCAAACGGTGCGTTGTTCTATATCAAATATGAAAGCGACACGCCTGATTTTGATAAAGAAAAAGACAACGTGCTAAAGAAAATCCAAGATCAGTCAGATCGCGGAGAATGGAAGTCACAGGACTTCAGCTCTTCAGGCAATAACAATGAATTAACATATTATGTGTATGGCGATTCAGAAAACGATATTAAAGACACGGTCAAAGACATTGAAAAAATCATGAAAGATGAAAAGGATCTGAAAAACGTAAGCTCAGGCCTTTCCAGCACATATGATGAGTACACATTTGTCGCTGACCAAGAAAAATTAAGCAAACTCGGTTTAACCGCGTCTCACATTTCTCAGGCCTTAATGACACAAACAGCACAAGAACCGCTCACAACCGTGAAAAAAGACGGCAAAGAGCTTGATGTGAACATTAAGACGGAAAAAGACGAGTATAAGAGTGTGAAAGATTTAGAGAACAAAAAGATCACTTCTCCGACTGGCCAGGAAGTCAAAATCGGCGATGTCGCCAAAGTGAAAGAAGGATCAACCTCTGATACGGTTTCAAAACGTGATGGAAAAGTCTATGCGGATGTCACAGGTGAAGTGACAACAGACAACGTCACAGCTGTATCAGCTGATGTCCAGAAGAAAATTGATAAGCTTGACCTTCCTGATAACGTATCAATTGATACAGGCGGCGTATCTGCAGATATCGCTGATTCCTTCACGAAGCTCGGTTTAGCGATGCTGGCCGCAATAGCGATCGTCTACCTCGTGCTTGTGATTACATTCGGCGGAGCCCTAGCGCCATTTGCGATTCTGTTCTCATTGCCGTTCACAGTCATCGGTGCCCTGGTCGGACTATATGTATCAGGTGAAACGATCAGTCTGAACGCGATGATCGGTATGCTCATGCTGATCGGTATCGTTGTCACGAATGCCATTGTCTTAATTGACCGCGTCATTCATAAGGAAGCGGAAGGACTGTCTACGAGAGAAGCGCTTCTAGAAGCCGGCTCTACACGACTCCGTCCGATCCTGATGACAGCCATTGCGACAATCGGCGCCTTGATTCCATTAGCGCTCGGCTTTGAAGGCGGAAGCCAGGTCATTTCAAAAGGACTCGGCGTAACGGTTATCGGCGGTTTAATCAGTTCAACGCTTCTGACGCTCCTGATCGTGCCAATCGTA